From Prosthecobacter fusiformis, one genomic window encodes:
- a CDS encoding LysR family transcriptional regulator, whose protein sequence is MDLRHLRYFQAVAEALSFSQASRRLHIAQPALSRAVQELEHELGTRLIERDRRTVALTPAGAVLLHEAGLLLDRFEESMRRVRRTAAGEEGELRLGYIGPPTQCFLGRLLHDYRQRYPLVSVHLEERTPERVWEMVAKGRLSVALTRPLPGQGERSLETLLLRKEPLGIVVPLDHPFAERESVTWKMLAKEPLIVLARREGVGLHDEILAACRAAGFTPRIAYSPSLMGTVLSYAEAGAGVGIATDSVAAASMSSTLRYLSVTPERTVPLVLVWNPEEDPPPVKAFRDLVTEWQGSGRLWE, encoded by the coding sequence ATGGATCTGCGGCATTTGCGTTATTTTCAAGCAGTGGCAGAAGCGTTGAGCTTCTCCCAGGCCTCGCGACGCCTTCACATCGCACAGCCAGCGCTCTCGCGTGCCGTTCAGGAATTGGAGCATGAGTTAGGCACTCGCCTTATTGAACGGGATCGCCGGACGGTGGCGCTGACTCCTGCGGGTGCTGTTCTTCTTCACGAAGCCGGTCTCCTGCTGGATAGATTTGAGGAATCCATGCGCCGTGTCCGCCGCACTGCTGCGGGTGAGGAGGGGGAGCTAAGATTGGGCTACATCGGCCCGCCGACCCAATGTTTTCTAGGCAGGTTGTTGCATGACTATCGCCAGCGTTACCCCCTGGTTTCGGTTCATCTGGAAGAGCGTACCCCGGAACGTGTTTGGGAAATGGTCGCCAAAGGCCGCCTCTCAGTCGCCCTGACTCGACCTTTACCAGGGCAGGGGGAGCGCTCTCTGGAGACCCTGCTTTTGCGCAAAGAACCCTTGGGCATTGTGGTCCCGCTGGACCATCCCTTTGCGGAACGTGAATCGGTCACCTGGAAAATGCTGGCTAAAGAGCCCTTGATCGTCCTGGCGCGGCGCGAGGGGGTCGGCCTGCACGATGAGATCCTCGCTGCGTGCCGCGCGGCGGGCTTCACCCCACGCATCGCGTACAGCCCCAGCCTCATGGGTACAGTGCTCAGTTATGCCGAGGCCGGTGCCGGAGTGGGCATCGCCACGGACAGTGTCGCCGCAGCCTCAATGTCATCGACTTTGCGTTACCTCAGTGTCACCCCTGAGCGCACCGTCCCCCTCGTACTCGTTTGGAATCCTGAAGAAGACCCGCCGCCCGTCAAAGCCTTTCGGGATCTGGTGACTGAGTGGCAGGGATCAGGACGCCTCTGGGAATAA
- a CDS encoding rhomboid family protein has protein sequence MSYHDRDYMRTGPPSFGEWLRGWTAFRVVFALNVAVFIVQWVFQEAWLRDVLTGEQVRPLGGVSVDELTNGHFWTPFTFMFVHDGWGAFLGNMLLLWFAGRRVQDVYGGRNFVWIYLVSGLVGAAVEMAISAYLLHTTSTVLIGAAAPVLGLLLAYAVAMPEEEVPLFTFNLWTFTKGLMLVNLLLAGLTLWGNLPEWLPVGDVAYFAHLGGGLAGWYFARSLGYGGVHAHRVRNIQAAGSTLRRRPEMARVRRPAVEVDMEAVRRENPHNDPLVNLMKDEIDPILDKINDHGMGSLTDDERRALDRASRRLSK, from the coding sequence ATGTCTTATCATGACCGCGACTATATGCGCACGGGACCTCCGTCCTTTGGAGAATGGCTCCGGGGCTGGACGGCCTTTCGCGTGGTGTTTGCGCTGAATGTAGCCGTCTTTATTGTTCAGTGGGTCTTTCAGGAAGCCTGGCTTCGAGATGTATTGACAGGTGAGCAAGTGCGCCCACTTGGAGGTGTCAGTGTGGATGAACTGACCAATGGTCATTTTTGGACACCTTTCACCTTCATGTTTGTGCATGATGGCTGGGGCGCATTTTTGGGAAACATGCTGCTTCTCTGGTTCGCCGGGCGGCGTGTTCAGGATGTCTATGGAGGCCGGAATTTCGTCTGGATTTATCTTGTCTCAGGCTTGGTAGGTGCGGCCGTGGAGATGGCCATTTCAGCCTATCTCCTGCATACGACCTCGACGGTTCTTATCGGTGCCGCAGCTCCAGTTCTGGGTCTATTATTGGCTTACGCCGTGGCCATGCCTGAAGAAGAAGTACCCTTGTTCACCTTCAATCTCTGGACTTTCACCAAAGGTTTGATGCTTGTGAATCTGCTCCTGGCAGGCCTTACCCTTTGGGGGAATTTGCCAGAGTGGCTTCCTGTTGGGGATGTTGCCTACTTTGCTCATTTGGGTGGCGGGCTTGCAGGCTGGTACTTTGCCCGCTCGTTAGGTTATGGTGGCGTCCACGCCCATCGGGTGCGCAATATTCAAGCCGCCGGCTCCACACTTCGCCGCCGTCCTGAAATGGCCCGTGTCCGGCGGCCTGCCGTGGAGGTTGATATGGAAGCCGTTAGGCGGGAGAATCCTCACAACGATCCTCTGGTCAATCTCATGAAGGATGAGATCGACCCCATTCTCGACAAGATCAATGATCACGGTATGGGGAGTCTAACCGACGATGAACGCCGTGCGCTAGATCGAGCCAGTCGGCGTCTGTCTAAATAA
- a CDS encoding glucosamine-6-phosphate isomerase, with translation MPRKLSHIAPDWWDYTTLDNDLINDAARLTERDLRQLSRPGFKVVMYDTLEDFYLAEALEYIHAWKQATADNPAGICGPVGPTEQLPLVARLINDLGISIKDGHFWGMDEWYDPETKKEVSMEHPLSFEKADRELCFDRIQKKLVMPDAHMHFPKADVTEYVKSWHSGVRCIVMQGGQGDIKHWAFNDPLKRSGKWKTEPPPPAEYRKLGTRIVDLHPVTLSQNARTSGGGNITMVPQMAITVGPKETWMAEKVSIWQAGMHDNPLGQRLTALMISKRLADAAVPMSLLADHPNVQFNYFRGGLGSCAVEMH, from the coding sequence ATGCCTCGCAAACTCAGCCATATAGCCCCCGACTGGTGGGATTACACCACGCTCGACAATGACCTGATCAATGACGCGGCCCGTCTGACAGAGCGTGATCTCCGCCAGCTCTCCCGTCCTGGCTTCAAAGTGGTGATGTACGATACTCTGGAGGACTTCTACCTGGCTGAAGCGCTGGAATACATTCATGCCTGGAAGCAGGCCACGGCTGACAATCCGGCGGGTATCTGCGGTCCCGTGGGGCCGACGGAGCAACTGCCACTGGTAGCACGGCTCATTAATGACCTGGGTATTTCCATCAAGGATGGACACTTCTGGGGCATGGATGAGTGGTATGACCCGGAAACGAAGAAGGAAGTCTCCATGGAGCATCCCTTGTCCTTTGAGAAGGCTGACCGTGAGCTTTGCTTTGACCGCATCCAGAAGAAACTGGTCATGCCGGATGCTCATATGCACTTCCCTAAAGCGGATGTGACTGAATACGTTAAAAGCTGGCATTCAGGCGTGCGCTGCATTGTGATGCAGGGTGGTCAGGGAGACATCAAACATTGGGCCTTCAATGATCCATTGAAGCGCAGTGGTAAATGGAAGACTGAGCCACCACCACCGGCTGAATACCGGAAGCTAGGTACCCGGATTGTGGATCTGCATCCGGTCACGCTTTCCCAAAATGCCCGTACTTCTGGCGGTGGTAACATCACGATGGTACCCCAGATGGCCATCACGGTGGGGCCGAAGGAAACCTGGATGGCGGAGAAGGTGAGCATCTGGCAGGCGGGGATGCATGACAATCCGCTAGGCCAGCGCCTGACGGCTCTGATGATCTCCAAGCGGCTGGCGGATGCGGCGGTGCCGATGTCCCTGCTGGCGGATCACCCGAATGTGCAATTCAACTACTTCCGTGGCGGCCTTGGAAGCTGCGCGGTGGAGATGCACTGA